A window from Gallus gallus isolate bGalGal1 chromosome 7, bGalGal1.mat.broiler.GRCg7b, whole genome shotgun sequence encodes these proteins:
- the ATP5G3 gene encoding ATP synthase F(0) complex subunit C3, mitochondrial isoform 1 (isoform 1 is encoded by transcript variant 1), with protein sequence MFACAKLAASPALIRAGSRILYRPISASVFSRPEVRTGEGKSTLNGAQNAVSQLALREFQTSAVSRDIDTAAKFIGAGAATVGVAGSGAGIGTVFGSLIIGYARNPSLKQQLFSYAILGFALSEAMGLFCLMVAFLILFAM encoded by the exons ATGTTCGCCTGCGCCAAGCTCGCCGCTTCGCCCGCCCTG ATCCGCGCTGGATCGAGAATCTTGTACAGACCAATTTCAGCATCTGTGTTTTCTAGGCCAGAGGTCAGGACTGGAGAG GGCAAATCCACACTTAATGGGGCCCAAAACGCTGTCTCCCAACTAGCACTTAGAGAATTCCAGACTAGTGCTGTCAGCAGGGACATTGACACTGCTGCCAAATTCAttggtgctggtgctgccacAGTAGGTGTGGCTGGATCTGGTGCTGGTATTGGAACGGTCTTCGGTAGTCTAATCATTGGCTATGCCAG AAATCCttctctgaagcagcagctgttctcATATGCTATCCTGGGATTCGCCCTGTCTGAAGCTATGGGTCTCTTCTGTCTGATGGTTGCTTTCTTGATCCTATTTGCCATGTGA
- the ATP5G3 gene encoding ATP synthase F(0) complex subunit C3, mitochondrial isoform 2 (isoform 2 is encoded by transcript variant 2), whose protein sequence is MFACAKLAASPALIRAGSRILYRPISASVFSRPEGKSTLNGAQNAVSQLALREFQTSAVSRDIDTAAKFIGAGAATVGVAGSGAGIGTVFGSLIIGYARNPSLKQQLFSYAILGFALSEAMGLFCLMVAFLILFAM, encoded by the exons ATGTTCGCCTGCGCCAAGCTCGCCGCTTCGCCCGCCCTG ATCCGCGCTGGATCGAGAATCTTGTACAGACCAATTTCAGCATCTGTGTTTTCTAGGCCAGAG GGCAAATCCACACTTAATGGGGCCCAAAACGCTGTCTCCCAACTAGCACTTAGAGAATTCCAGACTAGTGCTGTCAGCAGGGACATTGACACTGCTGCCAAATTCAttggtgctggtgctgccacAGTAGGTGTGGCTGGATCTGGTGCTGGTATTGGAACGGTCTTCGGTAGTCTAATCATTGGCTATGCCAG AAATCCttctctgaagcagcagctgttctcATATGCTATCCTGGGATTCGCCCTGTCTGAAGCTATGGGTCTCTTCTGTCTGATGGTTGCTTTCTTGATCCTATTTGCCATGTGA